One window of the Hippoglossus hippoglossus isolate fHipHip1 chromosome 9, fHipHip1.pri, whole genome shotgun sequence genome contains the following:
- the cabp1a gene encoding calcium-binding protein 1a isoform X3 produces the protein MAWPSAGRLYDRELRPEEMDELRDAFKEFDKDKDGFISCKDLGNCMRTMGYMPTEMELIELSQQINMNLGGHVDFEDFVELMGPKLLAETADMIGIKELKDAFREFDTNGDGAISTSELRDAMRKLLGQQVGLKEVEDILRDVDLNGDGLVDFEEFVRMMSR, from the exons GACAGAGAGCTGCGGCCAGAGGAAATGGATG AATTGCGCGACGCTTTCAAAGAGTTTGACAAGGACAAGGATGGTTTCATCAGCTGCAAAGACCTGGGAAACTGTATGAGAACCATGGGATACATGCCCACTGAAATGGAGCTGATTGAGCTGAGCCAACAGATAAACATGAACT TGGGAGGTCATGTTGATTTTGAGGATTTCGTAGAGTTGATGGGTCCAAAACTCCTCGCTGAAACGGCTGACATGATCGGAATAAAGGAGCTAAAAGATGCATTCAGAGAG TTTGACACTAATGGAGATGGTGCCATAAGCACATCCGAGCTCCGAGATGCAATGAGAAAGCTGTTGGGCCAACAG GTGGGTCTAAAGGAAGTAGAAGATATCCTGCGGGATGTTGACTTAAATGGAGACGGGCTTGTTGACTTTGAAG agtTTGTACGAATGATGTCTCGCTGA